Genomic DNA from Burkholderiales bacterium:
ACACGCACGCGAGACGGGGTTGGCCAGGATGCCGCAAGTCGGCGTGCTGCCCGATGCGCATTAAGCTCTAAGTAGATGACTGGGTCCGCAACGGCAGCGGTGGAATCTGCCCCATGTATTCCAATCGAGAGAGGCGAATCGTGAAGATGTTCGAGTCGACTGTATTCAGGCAGCAAGGAAGCGAAAGCGGGGCGGTGTCGCTGCAGGTCAACGTAGGACACGCGAGCGAGGCTTGCGCCGGGCGGCCCAACGCCGACTTCTTCGGCAGCGTCCATCCCGACGATGATCGCCTGCAGAGCAAGGGCATTCTGCTTGCGATCGCAGACGGGCTTTCCGACGCTCGCGGGGCCTCCGAGTCTCTGGTCTACAGCCTGCTCACCGATTACTACGCGACGTCAGCCAGAGTCGAGGTGCGCCAGGCGCTGAGTAAAGTGATCAGTGCTACCAACCTCTGGATGTGCGCGCAAAGTCAACACAGCGACGAGGGGATGCTGAGCACGTTGAGCGCGCTGGCGCTGGTCGGCGACCGCTACCATGTTGCGCACGTTGGCGATACGCGCATTTATCATCTGCGCGGCGAGCGGTTCCGGCAGATCACGAAGGACCACGTTTGGCCGGTTCGCACGATGAACCACATCCTGCGGCGGGCCGTGGGTTTGGAAGAACACCTCGTTATCGATTTCCTCGAGGGCGAGATCGAGCCGTGCGACATGTTCCTGATGGTTTCGGACGGCGTTTGGGAGGTGCTGGGCGATCGCGCCCTGCGTGCCGCGCTTTTCGAGTGCGCGAATCCGCAAGCAGCCGCCGATAAGCTCGTGCAAGAATCGATACTCACGCAGAACCAGTACCTGGGCCTGAACGACGCGACTGCGGCGGTAGTCCTGGTCGAAGGCTGCGGTTAGGGCGTGTTTACGGTGACCCTGCCCAGATTGCTTTTGGCGCACGATCGCTGAGGGACAACTTTGATGCACAACTCTAACGTAGCGCGAGTCGACGACGCGGCAGAATCGCCGCCGTCCCGGCACG
This window encodes:
- a CDS encoding serine/threonine-protein phosphatase gives rise to the protein MKMFESTVFRQQGSESGAVSLQVNVGHASEACAGRPNADFFGSVHPDDDRLQSKGILLAIADGLSDARGASESLVYSLLTDYYATSARVEVRQALSKVISATNLWMCAQSQHSDEGMLSTLSALALVGDRYHVAHVGDTRIYHLRGERFRQITKDHVWPVRTMNHILRRAVGLEEHLVIDFLEGEIEPCDMFLMVSDGVWEVLGDRALRAALFECANPQAAADKLVQESILTQNQYLGLNDATAAVVLVEGCG